The genome window GAGCGGTGGACGGCGAGCGCGTCCGTCGGGGTCAGGGCCCCGGTCACGTCGGCGCTCATGCGCCGAGCTCCAGCCGGACCGTCGTGTACGAGCGTGCCGGCAGGTCGACCTCGAGGCCGAGCGCGTGCCGCCGGACGCCGTCGTGCGCGACGGGAGCGACCGCGTCCGGGCTCTCCGGGCTGTTGTGCGTCTGGATCGTCGGGGCCGTCAGCACGCGCGCCGAGAACCCGGTGACCTCGCGGCCCCGCAGGTCGAGCACGACCGACGTCGGGGCGTCGGCGTCGAGGTTCGACAGCGACACGAGCGCGGCGCCGTCCTTGCTCGACGCGGACATCGACAGCATCGGCACGGCCTTGCCCTCGACCTCACGCGTGGGGAGCTCGCCCTTGACGTGGACCGCGAGCGACGACGCGTCGTGGTGACCGGTGTTCATCTCGAACACGTGGTAGGTCGGCGTCAGGACGAGGGCGCCCGAGTCGGGATCCGTGAGGATCATCGCCTGCAGCACGTTGACGGTCTGCGCGATGTTCGCCATCGAGATGCGGTGCGCGTACCGGTGGAACGTGTCGAAGTGCGTGCTCGCGACGAGCGCGTCGCGCAGGGTGTTCTGCTGGTACAGGAAGCCGGGGTTGGTCCCCTCCTGCACGTCCCACCACGTGCCCCACTCGTCGACGACGAGGCCGATGCGGTGCTCGGGGTCGTAGGCGTCCATGACGTTGGAGTGCCCGCGGACGAGCTCCTCCATCTTGTGGGCGCGGCGCATGGTGACGTACCAGTCGTCGGTGTCGAACGCCGTCGCGTGCCCCTTGACGCTCCAGTCGCCGGACATCGTGTAGTAGTGCAGCGAGATGCCCTGGAAGAAGCCGCGCGGGTCGCACCCGCAGCCGAGCTTCTGCGAGACCTTCATGAGGGCCTCGGTCCACGCGTAGTCCTCCGCGTTGGCGCCGGCGGCGATCTTGTAGACGGTGTTGCCGCCGTGGTTGCGCACGTACGTCGCGTACTGGCGGGCCAGGTCGGCGTAGTGCTCCGCCGTCATGTTGCCGCCGCAGCCCCACGGCTCGTTGCCGATGCCGAAGAACGGGACCTTCCACGGCTCGTCGCGGCCGTTGGCGCGGCGCAGCGCGGCCATGGGCGAGTCGTCGGCGCGCGTGAGGTACTCGACCCACTCGCTCATCTCCCGGACCGTGCCCGACCCGACGTTGCCGTTGACGTACGGCTCGGCGCCGAGCATCTCGCACAGGTCCATGAACTCGTGCGTGCCGAACGAGTTGTCCTCGACGACGTCGCCCCAGTGGGAGTTGACCATGCGGGGGCGCTGGTCACGCGGCCCGATGCCGTCGCGCCAGTGGTAGTCGTCCGCGAAGCAGCCGCCGGGCCAGCGCAGGTTCGGGATCTTGAGCCCGCGCAGCGCCTCGACGACGTCGGTGCGGATGCCGCGGACGTTCGGGACGTCGGAGTCCTCGCCGACCCAGAAGCCACCGTAGATGCAGCGGCCCAGGTGCTCGGCGAAGTGGCCGTACACGTGGCGGCTGATCGTCGGCCCGGGCAGGTCGAGGTCGATGACGGCGGTCAGGGAAGACAAAGGGGGTCCCTTCGGTGATCGGTGCCGGGCGTCGACGCTGACGCTCCTGCAGGAGGACGCCGCGGTCACGAGGGGCCACACCCTCGTCGTCGAGGGCACGTTTTATCGTTACATGCGGCGCACCCTGACCTTCAGGCACGGATTCTCGAA of Cellulomonas dongxiuzhuiae contains these proteins:
- a CDS encoding alpha-N-arabinofuranosidase; amino-acid sequence: MSSLTAVIDLDLPGPTISRHVYGHFAEHLGRCIYGGFWVGEDSDVPNVRGIRTDVVEALRGLKIPNLRWPGGCFADDYHWRDGIGPRDQRPRMVNSHWGDVVEDNSFGTHEFMDLCEMLGAEPYVNGNVGSGTVREMSEWVEYLTRADDSPMAALRRANGRDEPWKVPFFGIGNEPWGCGGNMTAEHYADLARQYATYVRNHGGNTVYKIAAGANAEDYAWTEALMKVSQKLGCGCDPRGFFQGISLHYYTMSGDWSVKGHATAFDTDDWYVTMRRAHKMEELVRGHSNVMDAYDPEHRIGLVVDEWGTWWDVQEGTNPGFLYQQNTLRDALVASTHFDTFHRYAHRISMANIAQTVNVLQAMILTDPDSGALVLTPTYHVFEMNTGHHDASSLAVHVKGELPTREVEGKAVPMLSMSASSKDGAALVSLSNLDADAPTSVVLDLRGREVTGFSARVLTAPTIQTHNSPESPDAVAPVAHDGVRRHALGLEVDLPARSYTTVRLELGA